The Phycisphaerae bacterium genome segment CCGGGCATCCGCGTGGCAGCGATTTGCGACGTCAACCGCGATCGGCTGGCCAAGGTCCATCAGCAGCTTGGGGGCCAGGCCGACACTCACCACGATTATCGGAGGATTCTGAGCAATAAGAGCATCGACGCGGTCGTCATCGCGACGAATGCTCACTGGCATGCCCGTATCGCAATCGATGCCTGCGAAGCAGGCAAAGACATCTATCTCGAGAAACCCGTGGCCACATCGATCGCCGAGGGACAGGCGATCATCAAGGCGGCCCGCCGTTACAACCGCCTGATCCAGATGGGGATGCAACAGCACAGTTGGGAGCACTACCGCGAAGCGGTTGAAATCGTCCGGTCAGGCAGGCTGGGGACCGTCTCACACGTCCATATCTGGGACGTCGAGAACGCATGGCCCGGTTTCGGAATGCCCCCGGATGGTCCTGCGCCGCCCGAACTCGACTGGGAGTTCTGGCTCGGACCTTCGCCGCTGGTCCCGTACAATCCCAATCGATACACCCGCGCCGAGTGGTTCTTTGACTATGACGGAGGATGGCAGGTTGCCTGGGGTGCCCATCACTTCGACATCGTGCACTGGGCCATGGGCGTCACGGCTCCGGTGGCCGCCACCGGCTCGGGCGGTCATTTCGCGTTCAAGGACAATCGCGAATGGCCGGACACGTTCAACGGCACCTGCGAATACCCGTCGGGTCCCGTCGCCAAGAACGGGTTCCTTGTGACTTATACCATGCGGCACGGAAGCGGCCGCCTGATCGAGGGACGGGCCCATGGCAAGGCCTTTCACGGAACCGACGGCGTTCTGATCGTGGACCGCAGCGGTTACGAGGTGCTATCGGAAAACCGCGACGGCGCGAGGATGGTCGCGGAAGAAAAAGTCGCCTCTTACACGCGATCTCACGATGTCGTTCAGAACCACGTGAAGGCTTTTCTGGAATGTGTGCGAGCGCGCAGGTCGCCGGAAGCCGACGTCCTGGTCGGACACCGGGCCACCAACCCGGGCCATCTGATGAACATCGCGTGGCGCGTGGGCCGCCGCGTGCGCTGGGAGGGGACGACCGAGCAGGTCGTTGAAGACTCCGAGGCCGCCAAATGGCTGGTTAAGACCTATCGCCGACCATGGGCTCTACGTGAGTCGTGACAGACCGACGCCTGGAACAAAGCGAACAGATGATGACCGCAGATGTGACCTCTCGTGGCCGATCCGCCGTTGGCCTCCTGGTGACCGGCCTGACGGTCTTGGGCTGGGCCGGCGCGGGCAAAGCCGAGCAACCGAGAAGAACGGAAGTCGCCGTTCGCGGCGATGCCTTCCTGATCAACGGCCGGCCGACCTACGAAGGCAGAATCTGGCAAGGGCATAAGATCGAAGGCTTGCTGTTGAACAGCCGTATGGTACAGGGCGTTTTCGACGACCTCAACCCCGACACCAGAGCCCGGTGGACCTATCCGGACACGGGTCGGTGGGACCCCGATCGCAACACGCGCGAGTTCATCGCTGCCATGCCGCAGTGGCAGGCACACGGACTGCTGGCCTTCACTATCAACCTTCAGGGCGGATGCCCCCAGGGCTACTGCAAGGAACAGCCGTGGCACAACTCGGCCATCGAGCCGGACGGATCGCTTCGCAACGATTACATGAGACGGCTGGAGCGAATCCTCGACAAGGCCGACGAATTGGGTATGGTCGCCATCCTCGGGCTGTTCTACTTCGGGCAGGACCAGCGGCTGGCCGATGAGGCGGCGGTCGTGCGGGCATCCGATAAGGTGGTGGACTGGCTGGCCGACCGCCGCTACCGAAACGTGCTGATCGAAATCAACAACGAATGCAACGTCAATTATGACCATGCCATTCTCAGGCCCGACCGCGTTCACGAATTGATCGAGCGGGTCAGGCAACGCTCGGACCCCGTCCGCCGGTTGCTGGTCAGCGCCAGCTATGGCGGCGGCGCCGTACCCAACCAAAACGTGGTCCACGCCTCGGATTTCCTGCTGCTCCATGGAAACGGGGTGGGCGATCCGAAGGTGATCGCCTGGATGGTGCGTGAAACCAGAAAGGTGCCGGGCTATCGGCCGATGCCGATCCTCTTCAATGAGGACGATCATTTCGACTTCGATAAACCGGTCAACAACTTCGTGGCGGCCGTCGCAGAGTACTGTTCGTGGGGTTTCTTCGACCCCGGCCGCGGCAACTACCGCGATGGTTACCAGTGTCCGCCGGTCAACTGGGGCATCAACACTGACCGAAAGCGGGCGTTTTTTGAAAAGCTCAGCGAAATCACCGGCCGGCACCCCCTAACATCGCGTCCCGCCCGTTGACTCGGGGCCGCCGATCGGCGGTTTCGGCCATTTGAACCCTTCGCCCGTGAATCTTACAATTGACAGGTGATGACTTCTAATCATCGCAAGCAGCATCTCCTGGGGACACCGCTGACCGGCTTTGCGACGTTCTGCGCGGAGCAGAAATGGCCGGTCTACAGGGCTCGGCAGGTCTACCAGTGGGTTTTCGATCGCGGCGTGACCGATTTCGAGGCCATGACCAACCTCGCCAAGACCGAACGGGCCAAACTGGCCGCGAGCTGGACCATACTGACCGGCAAGGAATTGCGACGCCAGGAATCAGAGGACGGGACAACGAAACTTCTGCTGGAGTGGACGGACGGGGCGACCAGCGAATGCGTGTTCATCCCCGACGAAACACGCCGAACGGCCTGCATCTCAAGCCAGATCGGCTGCCCGGTCGGATGCACGTTCTGTGCCAGCGGGATGGGCGGGCTCCAGCGACAACTGACCGCCGGCGAGATCGTCGAACAGGCTGCGCGGATTCGGGCTCTCTGCCGGCAGCCCCCCGAAGATCGTCGTTTCGGCGAAGACACGCGGCTCAGCAACATCGTGATCATGGGCATCGGCGAGCCGCTGGCAAACTACGAGAACGTCCTCCAGGCCGTCCGCATGATCAACGCCGATTGGGGCATGAATATCGGGGCACGCAAGATCACCCTCAGCACCGTCGGCCTGCCCAAGCAGATACGGCGGCTCGCGGAGGAAGACCTGCAGATCAACCTGGCGATCTCGCTGCACGCTCCCACCGACTCCCTCCGGCGCAGGCTCATTCCCTGGGCCAATCGGGTCTCGGTCGACGAACTCGTGTCCGCGGCGAACTTCTATTTCGAGAAAACCGGACGTGAGGTCACGATCGAGTATCTGCTGCTCGGCGACGTCAACGACCGGCCCCGACACGCCGCCGACCTGGCAAGCCTGTGCCGGCGAATGCGATGCAATGTCAACCTGATCCGATATAACCCCGTCGCGGGATTGGGGTTTGAACGACCGACCTCGGCGGCAGCCCATCATTTCGTCGAGCAACTGCGGGCACGCGGCATCAATGCGCACGTCCGCAAGAGCCGGGGGTGCGACATCGACGCGGCCTGCGGGCAGCTTCGGCGCACGCACCGCGGTCCCGGGTCGCCCGGCGCTGTTGACAAACCCGCCTCGCCCGGTTCAAACATGACGGCCCCCGACGGGGCAATTGAGTGAGAGTCTTTCACAAAGCGAGGTCGCGAGCAACGGGCCGCTCCTCCGCAGACGACGGCATGTTGACCCCACGCTTGGGGCTCTGTCGGGGCG includes the following:
- a CDS encoding Gfo/Idh/MocA family oxidoreductase, translated to MNHKMTRRRFLRSNVATAVGAGLAGRLVRGENSNPTTRPTDSLSVGIIGCGDRGKYLTYVCQIVPGIRVAAICDVNRDRLAKVHQQLGGQADTHHDYRRILSNKSIDAVVIATNAHWHARIAIDACEAGKDIYLEKPVATSIAEGQAIIKAARRYNRLIQMGMQQHSWEHYREAVEIVRSGRLGTVSHVHIWDVENAWPGFGMPPDGPAPPELDWEFWLGPSPLVPYNPNRYTRAEWFFDYDGGWQVAWGAHHFDIVHWAMGVTAPVAATGSGGHFAFKDNREWPDTFNGTCEYPSGPVAKNGFLVTYTMRHGSGRLIEGRAHGKAFHGTDGVLIVDRSGYEVLSENRDGARMVAEEKVASYTRSHDVVQNHVKAFLECVRARRSPEADVLVGHRATNPGHLMNIAWRVGRRVRWEGTTEQVVEDSEAAKWLVKTYRRPWALRES
- the rlmN gene encoding 23S rRNA (adenine(2503)-C(2))-methyltransferase RlmN, whose translation is MTSNHRKQHLLGTPLTGFATFCAEQKWPVYRARQVYQWVFDRGVTDFEAMTNLAKTERAKLAASWTILTGKELRRQESEDGTTKLLLEWTDGATSECVFIPDETRRTACISSQIGCPVGCTFCASGMGGLQRQLTAGEIVEQAARIRALCRQPPEDRRFGEDTRLSNIVIMGIGEPLANYENVLQAVRMINADWGMNIGARKITLSTVGLPKQIRRLAEEDLQINLAISLHAPTDSLRRRLIPWANRVSVDELVSAANFYFEKTGREVTIEYLLLGDVNDRPRHAADLASLCRRMRCNVNLIRYNPVAGLGFERPTSAAAHHFVEQLRARGINAHVRKSRGCDIDAACGQLRRTHRGPGSPGAVDKPASPGSNMTAPDGAIE